The following proteins come from a genomic window of Panicum hallii strain FIL2 chromosome 8, PHallii_v3.1, whole genome shotgun sequence:
- the LOC112902074 gene encoding probable O-methyltransferase 2, which produces MAADFKTIIVPTDADLLQAQADLWRHSLYYLTSMALKCAVELHIPTAIHNLGGAASLPNLVTALSLPQTKLPFLRRLMRLLVTSGIFASESGAEVETYRINALSWLLVEGVEAEDHTYQKYFVLGTVSRHYVEAGLSLADWFRKDLPAPLPSPFEELHGVPLVHETTKLLDEELDRIVNEGVAAHDNLAIGTIIRECSDLFKGLQSLTDCGGGDGTTVRGIIKAFPDIKCTVLDLPKVIETAPAHHSVNYVAGDMFHSIPPAQAVMLKLVLHFWNDEDCVKILEQCRKAIPSKEEGGKVIIIEIVLSPSMGPIMYEAQLLMDMLMMVNTRGRQRDENDWREIFIKAGFSDYKIIKKIGARGIIEVYP; this is translated from the exons ATGGCCGCTGATTTTAAGACCATCATAGTTCCCACTGATGCTGACCTGCTGCAGGCACAAGCCGACCTATGGCGCCACAGCCTCTACTACCTCACATCCATGGCTCTCAAGTGCGCGGTCGAGCTTCACATCCCAACTGCTATCCATAACCTTGGAGGAGCTGCCTCCCTGCCAAACTTGGTAACCGCACTGTCGCTTCCTCAGACTAAGCTTCCATTCCTTCGCCGCCTCATGCGGTTGCTCGTCACATCAGGCATCTTTGCATCTGAAAGCGGTGCAGAGGTGGAGACGTACCGCATCAACGCACTCTCCTGGCTTCTGGTAGAAGGTGTGGAAGCGGAAGATCACACCTACCAGAAATACTTTGTGCTTGGCACGGTCTCACGGCATTATGTTGAGGCTGGATTGTCTCTGGCTGACTGGTTCAGGAAGGATTTACCTGCGCCATTACCTTCGCCATTCGAAGAATTACATGGTGTGCCACTTGTCCATGAGACAACAAAGCTCCTTGACGAAGAGCTAGACAGAATTGTCAATGAAGGTGTGGCTGCACATGACAACTTGGCTATTGGAACCATTATTCGGGAGTGCAGTGATCTTTTCAAGGGTCTTCAATCACTGACTGATTGCGGTGGTGGTGATGGCACGACTGTGAGGGGAATCATCAAGGCGTTCCCTGACATCAAGTGTACTGTGCTGGACCTTCCAAAGGTTATTGAGACTGCACCAGCTCATCATTCAGTTAACTATGTCGCGGGTGACATGTTCCACTCCATTCCACCTGCTCAAGCTGTGATGCTAAAG CTTGTACTGCACTTCTGGAACGATGAGGATTGTGTGAAGATCCTGGAGCAGTGCAGGAAGGCAATTCCTTCCAAAGAAGAGGGAGGAAAGGTGATTATAATAGAAATAGTCCTTAGCCCTTCTATGGGGCCGATAATGTACGAAGCCCAACTCCTGATGGACATGCTCATGATGGTGAATACGAGAGGCAGGCAGCGAGATGAAAATGACTGGCGCGAGATCTTTATTAAAGCAGGTTTCTCCGACTATAAGATTATTAAGAAAATTGGGGCTCGTGGTATCATCGAAGTTTATCCGTAA